The Hymenobacter sp. GOD-10R genome includes a window with the following:
- a CDS encoding NAD(P)-dependent oxidoreductase, which produces MSSQPQLGWIGLGTMGTPMSRRLLEAGYPVAVYNRSKDKEEALRAAGATPADSPAALVQQADVVFLMVSDDQAVRDLFTGPDGLLTAESSGKLLINMSTVSPGISQEMATLSQQKGHTYLDAPVSGSVKQAESGQLVIMVGGDEPAFQQAQPLFEHLGKLALHLGPVGKGNLAKLAINTLLGIHTQGLAETFLFAQQHGLKPEDMQTIIGNGAMSNVYAKIKGDTIMADNFQAAFALKHLAKDLRLAKAEGLNTPLGETVHESFQQAAPTLGDEDVIAIIKHLHRD; this is translated from the coding sequence ATGAGCTCACAACCCCAACTAGGCTGGATTGGCCTCGGCACGATGGGTACCCCGATGTCGCGCCGCCTGCTCGAGGCGGGCTACCCGGTTGCCGTCTATAACCGCAGCAAAGACAAAGAAGAAGCCCTGCGCGCCGCCGGTGCCACCCCCGCCGATTCGCCGGCTGCCTTGGTGCAGCAAGCCGACGTGGTGTTCCTGATGGTATCCGACGATCAGGCCGTGCGCGACCTGTTCACCGGCCCCGACGGCCTGCTAACCGCCGAATCCAGTGGCAAGCTGCTTATCAATATGAGCACCGTGTCGCCCGGCATTAGCCAGGAAATGGCCACCCTCAGCCAACAGAAAGGCCACACCTACCTCGATGCGCCGGTTTCGGGCAGCGTGAAGCAGGCGGAAAGCGGCCAACTGGTGATTATGGTGGGCGGCGACGAGCCGGCCTTCCAACAGGCCCAGCCGCTCTTTGAGCACCTAGGTAAGCTCGCGCTGCACCTCGGCCCGGTCGGCAAGGGCAACCTGGCCAAGCTCGCCATCAACACCTTGCTGGGCATCCACACGCAGGGCTTGGCCGAAACCTTCCTCTTCGCCCAGCAGCACGGCCTGAAACCCGAGGACATGCAGACCATCATCGGCAACGGCGCCATGAGCAACGTGTACGCAAAGATCAAGGGCGACACCATCATGGCCGATAACTTCCAAGCCGCCTTTGCCCTGAAGCACCTAGCCAAAGACCTGCGCCTGGCCAAAGCCGAAGGCCTGAACACGCCCCTGGGCGAGACAGTCCATGAGTCCTTCCAGCAAGCCGCGCCCACCCTGGGCGACGAAGACGTTATTGCCATCATCAAGCACCTGCACCGCGACTAA
- a CDS encoding dienelactone hydrolase family protein, producing MARSILLRVALLFILCQLGYTAQAGSGFADLKPGPHGVGFRVVQQYDYARSYRDKTDLVTGKPYAGEQARPMQTLVWYPAQKTGTPLRYADYMRTEATDEVLGRTEAEVAAFMDGRRQWATARLGAKQAQAMLAQRMWAVPNAPATTGKFPVVIYAAGGGGVAHEAADLCEYLASHGYVVLASRSLGTRTSLMNFDQEGLATQARDIQFLLSYAHTLPQADMTHVAAAGWSWGGLANVLAASQDARIDALVSFDGTQHKDNTVAVSRMRLTVPWLYVQRRPESVRELSANDMETSSILLNEAKYADLYHVVMNPMEHLDFSTLALRVAQPDHFTEYSRAEVETAYHWTCRYTLEFLNATLKGNAAGRQFLDRTPAQNGVSPHMARLYHLPAQTDLVPTQAGFAAALAQQGFAYALEVYRRMQQQDPTFVLPESALNTWGYQLMRDAHDLPAALAIFRLGTALYPGSFNLFDSLGEADENNHDPATAIQHYRRSLELNPQNSNARQRLQALGAPAPSTSAN from the coding sequence ATGGCCCGTTCTATTCTGCTCCGCGTCGCGTTACTTTTTATTCTGTGCCAGTTGGGCTACACTGCCCAAGCCGGTTCCGGCTTTGCCGACCTCAAACCTGGCCCGCACGGCGTGGGCTTCCGCGTGGTGCAGCAGTACGATTATGCACGCTCCTACCGGGATAAAACCGATTTGGTCACTGGCAAACCCTACGCAGGCGAACAGGCACGACCGATGCAAACCTTGGTGTGGTACCCGGCTCAGAAAACAGGCACACCCCTGCGTTACGCCGATTACATGCGCACGGAAGCTACCGACGAAGTATTGGGGCGGACGGAGGCCGAAGTAGCCGCATTTATGGATGGCCGACGCCAATGGGCCACTGCTAGGCTAGGTGCCAAACAAGCGCAAGCCATGCTCGCGCAGCGCATGTGGGCCGTGCCCAATGCCCCAGCCACGACTGGCAAATTCCCGGTGGTTATTTACGCCGCCGGCGGTGGCGGGGTGGCACACGAAGCAGCCGACCTGTGCGAATACCTCGCCAGCCACGGCTACGTGGTGCTGGCCAGCCGCAGCCTAGGTACGCGCACGAGCCTCATGAACTTCGACCAAGAAGGTCTCGCCACCCAAGCCCGCGACATTCAGTTCCTACTTTCCTACGCGCACACCCTGCCGCAAGCCGACATGACCCACGTGGCCGCCGCTGGCTGGAGCTGGGGTGGCCTAGCCAATGTTTTGGCCGCCTCCCAAGACGCACGCATTGACGCGCTAGTTAGCTTCGATGGCACCCAGCATAAGGATAATACTGTAGCCGTGTCCCGCATGCGCCTCACCGTGCCGTGGCTGTACGTGCAGCGCCGCCCCGAATCGGTGCGGGAACTCAGCGCTAATGACATGGAAACCTCGTCTATCCTGCTCAATGAGGCCAAGTACGCCGACCTGTACCACGTCGTCATGAACCCCATGGAGCATCTAGATTTCTCGACCCTAGCTCTGCGCGTGGCCCAGCCCGACCACTTCACGGAGTATTCCCGGGCTGAAGTGGAAACTGCCTATCATTGGACCTGCCGCTACACGTTAGAATTCTTGAATGCCACGCTGAAGGGCAACGCTGCTGGCCGCCAGTTTCTTGACCGCACCCCCGCGCAAAATGGCGTCTCGCCCCATATGGCCCGGCTATACCACCTCCCGGCGCAGACTGACCTCGTACCCACGCAAGCCGGTTTTGCGGCGGCATTAGCCCAGCAAGGCTTCGCCTACGCCCTGGAAGTCTACCGCCGGATGCAGCAGCAAGATCCCACGTTTGTCCTGCCGGAAAGCGCCCTTAATACCTGGGGCTACCAGCTGATGCGCGACGCACACGACCTGCCCGCCGCCCTTGCCATCTTCCGCCTCGGCACGGCGCTCTACCCCGGCAGCTTCAACCTCTTCGACAGCCTCGGGGAAGCCGATGAAAACAACCACGACCCGGCCACAGCCATCCAGCACTACCGCCGCTCCTTAGAGCTGAACCCGCAGAACAGCAATGCACGGCAACGCCTGCAAGCACTAGGCGCCCCCGCGCCGAGTACATCTGCTAACTAG
- a CDS encoding sulfite exporter TauE/SafE family protein, translating to MLWAGFLFGLLGSFHCVGMCGAIALALPGRLDAASPNWHYLGGRLLYNLGRITTYTVLGAGAGLVGQTLRLAGWQQSLSIVSGLLILVLVVVPERHTSRVAAAVGLDRPLAWLKQTLAYLFQQASPGALYLTGVLNGLLPCGLVYLALAGALSAPGLGGSASYMLLFGLGTLPLMLGLSLTGRLVPMLWRARMRQAVPYVASLMAVLFIVRGLGLGIPYLSPQLSAPTAQAAQPQLPPTVHYCR from the coding sequence ATGCTCTGGGCAGGTTTTCTTTTTGGGCTTTTAGGAAGTTTTCACTGCGTGGGCATGTGCGGTGCTATTGCGCTGGCGCTGCCCGGCCGTCTGGATGCTGCCTCGCCTAACTGGCACTACCTAGGTGGTCGTCTGCTCTACAACCTAGGTCGCATCACGACTTACACGGTGCTCGGCGCGGGGGCAGGTTTAGTGGGTCAAACCCTGCGGCTGGCGGGTTGGCAGCAAAGCTTGTCTATCGTATCGGGCTTGCTGATTCTGGTGCTGGTAGTGGTGCCGGAGCGTCACACGAGTCGCGTCGCTGCAGCCGTTGGCCTTGATCGGCCGCTGGCCTGGCTGAAGCAAACGCTGGCGTATCTGTTTCAGCAGGCGTCGCCCGGCGCGTTGTACCTCACCGGCGTGCTGAATGGGTTGCTGCCTTGCGGCCTCGTGTACCTAGCCTTGGCGGGTGCGCTCAGTGCGCCGGGCCTAGGTGGATCGGCTAGCTATATGCTGCTCTTCGGCCTCGGCACACTGCCCTTGATGCTGGGTTTGTCGCTCACTGGTCGGCTGGTGCCGATGCTGTGGCGGGCCCGCATGCGCCAAGCCGTGCCGTATGTGGCTTCGCTGATGGCGGTGCTGTTCATCGTGCGGGGGCTGGGGCTAGGTATTCCGTACCTGAGTCCGCAGCTGAGTGCGCCTACCGCGCAAGCCGCTCAACCTCAACTACCTCCCACCGTGCATTACTGTCGCTAA
- a CDS encoding universal stress protein has protein sequence MKTILVPIDLASSAEHTLAYANKLAVRWPAEVVLLHCHHGDGLTAEESTQLEQQLHTLAERLRYQQLTRQDGRRIRYHYRVLSGCLHDHVQAEAASYAADLVVMSLDYIDCGRVEATGNHAATITGLVSCPVLVVPPGRRSLPTRVAFSADFSTLDLNVLPKTSALEGAFPAQLQFVQFYAPASRPERARLKRAMEKAASQLTWPDITTHLVEDDDPLEGISDFCARTQTQLLIIAPTNSASLLRFFDLCYAKTQSYHTQIPVLVIQQNEQKPTTACCDRCAQQALRETQAALVLGAHI, from the coding sequence ATGAAGACCATTCTCGTTCCGATTGACCTAGCTTCTTCCGCCGAACACACCCTAGCCTACGCCAACAAGCTAGCCGTGCGCTGGCCGGCCGAGGTCGTGCTGCTGCATTGTCATCACGGAGATGGACTTACTGCCGAGGAAAGCACGCAGCTCGAACAGCAGCTGCACACCTTAGCCGAGCGCCTGCGCTACCAGCAGCTCACCCGCCAAGATGGCCGCCGTATCCGCTACCACTACCGGGTGCTCAGCGGCTGCCTCCACGACCACGTACAAGCGGAAGCTGCCAGCTACGCCGCCGACTTAGTGGTAATGAGCCTCGATTACATTGATTGCGGCCGAGTGGAAGCCACCGGCAACCACGCTGCCACCATCACCGGCTTGGTGTCCTGTCCCGTGCTTGTGGTGCCGCCGGGCCGCCGCTCGTTGCCCACTCGCGTGGCCTTTTCCGCCGACTTCAGCACTCTCGACCTAAACGTGCTGCCCAAGACGTCGGCGCTGGAAGGGGCTTTTCCGGCTCAGCTCCAGTTCGTGCAGTTCTACGCTCCCGCCAGCCGCCCGGAGCGTGCGCGCCTGAAGCGTGCCATGGAGAAAGCCGCCTCCCAGCTCACTTGGCCCGACATCACCACCCACCTCGTGGAAGACGACGATCCGCTGGAAGGCATCAGCGATTTCTGCGCCCGCACGCAGACTCAGTTGCTCATCATCGCACCCACTAACAGCGCCTCTCTGCTGCGCTTCTTCGACCTGTGCTACGCCAAAACCCAGTCCTATCACACCCAGATTCCGGTGCTGGTAATTCAGCAGAACGAGCAAAAGCCCACCACCGCCTGCTGCGACCGATGCGCCCAACAAGCCCTGCGCGAAACCCAAGCCGCACTGGTGCTAGGTGCTCATATCTAG
- the hemF gene encoding oxygen-dependent coproporphyrinogen oxidase yields MSSVAVASDTTVRATVEAWMRDFQNRLCAKLEETDGGATFQTDAWDHSQRGGGYTRVIQNGNILEKGGVAFSAVWGEMSAAAAQQLLMPDPSFFATGVSVVMHPRSPRQPIAHMNVRYFEAGNGDAWFGGGLDLTPIYVDEQQARHFHRRIYEVCQRHNPNYYPQFKRWADDYFYLPHRQETRGVGGIFFDRLMVGEDGSFEELFAFVQDVGNLFGAVYSDILLANRTLPFTEQQKQWQLIRRGRYAEFNLAIDRGTRFGLETNGRTESILMSLPPQAEWYYNRQSEPGSPEAATQAWLRKDVDWLN; encoded by the coding sequence ATGTCGAGTGTAGCTGTTGCTTCCGACACCACCGTTCGCGCCACCGTTGAAGCTTGGATGCGCGACTTTCAGAATCGTCTTTGCGCCAAGCTGGAGGAAACCGACGGCGGAGCTACCTTCCAAACCGATGCCTGGGACCACTCGCAGCGCGGGGGCGGCTACACCCGCGTTATTCAGAACGGTAACATTCTGGAGAAAGGTGGCGTGGCTTTCTCGGCGGTGTGGGGCGAAATGAGCGCTGCTGCCGCGCAACAGTTGCTCATGCCCGACCCTAGCTTTTTCGCCACCGGCGTATCAGTCGTGATGCACCCGAGGAGCCCGCGCCAGCCCATTGCCCACATGAACGTGCGCTACTTCGAGGCGGGTAATGGCGACGCATGGTTTGGCGGTGGCCTCGACCTGACCCCGATTTACGTGGATGAGCAGCAGGCCCGGCACTTCCACCGGCGCATCTACGAAGTGTGTCAGCGGCACAATCCGAACTACTACCCGCAGTTCAAGCGTTGGGCCGACGACTACTTCTACCTCCCCCATCGTCAGGAAACCCGCGGCGTGGGCGGCATCTTCTTCGACCGCTTGATGGTGGGCGAAGATGGTTCGTTTGAGGAGTTATTCGCCTTTGTGCAAGATGTAGGCAACCTGTTTGGCGCGGTGTACAGCGACATTCTGCTTGCCAACCGCACATTACCTTTCACCGAGCAGCAGAAACAGTGGCAGCTTATTCGCCGTGGCCGCTACGCCGAGTTCAACCTAGCTATCGACCGGGGCACGCGCTTCGGCCTAGAAACCAACGGCCGCACCGAAAGCATCCTGATGAGCCTGCCGCCGCAAGCCGAGTGGTACTACAACCGCCAGTCCGAGCCTGGTTCGCCGGAGGCCGCTACGCAAGCCTGGCTACGCAAAGACGTAGATTGGCTAAACTAG
- a CDS encoding thiamine pyrophosphate-dependent enzyme has product MAKKVAEQLVEMLVEAGVKRIYAVTGDSLNEVNDAVRRNDQLQWVHVRHEEAGAFAAGAEAQLNGIACCAGSSGPGHVHLINGLYDAHRSGAPVIAIASTEASFEFGTEHFQETNTIKLFDDCSCYNQVASTPQQFARMFQAGIQHAISRKGVAVVGLPGDVAAADAEESMTAMQVYRTDPIIRPSDLELQSLASLLNEYDKVTLYCGLGAAEAHDELIKLAGLLQSPIGYTFRGKLEIQYANPYEVGMTGLLGMPSGYHSMHESEVLVLLGTDFPYTAFMPVKPKIVQIDIRPERLGRRAKVDLGLCGAIKPTLQALIPLIRQKTDDSFLKEQLDFYKQVQENMRAYVEDTGKTDAIHPEYVSVVIDQLAADDAIFTVDTGMSCVWGARYIKATGKRVMMGSWNHGSMANAMPQAIGAALARPGQQVIAMCGDGGLTMLLGDLSTIVQYKLPIKVIVFNNRALGMVKLEMEVAGLPDWQTDMPNTDFAAIGQAMGIQSFTVHEPGQVQQTLEQAFAHPGPALINILTDPNALAMPPKVEFDQVKGFALSMSKLILGGRMDEVLDTIKTNYKHMREVI; this is encoded by the coding sequence ATGGCCAAAAAAGTAGCAGAACAACTTGTAGAAATGCTGGTAGAAGCCGGCGTGAAGAGAATATATGCTGTCACGGGCGACAGTCTCAACGAAGTGAACGATGCTGTGCGGCGCAACGACCAGTTACAGTGGGTGCACGTGCGGCACGAAGAGGCAGGGGCCTTCGCCGCCGGCGCCGAGGCACAGCTTAACGGTATTGCGTGTTGCGCGGGCAGCAGCGGCCCTGGTCACGTGCACCTCATCAACGGACTGTATGATGCCCACCGCTCCGGGGCACCGGTCATTGCTATTGCTTCCACCGAGGCTAGCTTTGAGTTTGGTACGGAGCACTTCCAGGAGACGAACACGATTAAGCTGTTCGACGATTGCAGTTGCTACAACCAAGTGGCCAGCACCCCGCAGCAGTTTGCGCGCATGTTTCAGGCAGGTATTCAGCATGCTATTAGCCGCAAAGGCGTGGCCGTAGTAGGGCTGCCCGGCGACGTGGCCGCCGCAGATGCAGAAGAAAGCATGACTGCTATGCAGGTATACCGAACTGACCCCATCATCCGGCCTTCTGACCTAGAGCTACAATCCTTGGCCAGTCTGCTTAATGAGTATGACAAAGTCACGCTCTATTGCGGCCTAGGTGCCGCTGAAGCCCATGATGAGTTGATCAAATTAGCAGGCTTGCTCCAATCGCCGATTGGCTACACGTTCCGTGGCAAGCTTGAAATTCAGTACGCTAATCCGTACGAAGTGGGTATGACGGGCCTGCTGGGAATGCCCTCGGGCTACCACAGCATGCACGAATCGGAGGTGCTGGTGCTGCTCGGCACCGACTTCCCCTACACGGCTTTTATGCCGGTGAAGCCTAAGATCGTGCAGATTGACATTCGACCCGAGCGGCTAGGACGGCGGGCGAAAGTCGACCTAGGTCTGTGCGGGGCTATTAAGCCCACCTTGCAAGCGCTCATTCCGCTGATCCGGCAGAAAACCGACGACAGCTTCCTGAAAGAGCAGCTCGACTTCTACAAACAGGTGCAGGAAAACATGCGCGCCTACGTGGAAGACACCGGCAAAACCGACGCCATTCACCCCGAATACGTGAGTGTCGTCATCGACCAGCTCGCCGCCGACGATGCCATTTTTACCGTCGATACGGGCATGAGCTGCGTGTGGGGAGCCCGCTACATTAAGGCCACAGGCAAGCGCGTAATGATGGGCTCGTGGAACCACGGCTCTATGGCTAACGCCATGCCGCAAGCCATCGGTGCGGCCCTAGCCCGGCCCGGCCAGCAGGTTATTGCTATGTGCGGCGACGGGGGCCTGACCATGCTGCTCGGCGATTTGTCGACTATTGTGCAGTATAAGCTGCCCATCAAGGTCATCGTGTTCAACAACCGGGCCCTCGGCATGGTGAAATTGGAAATGGAAGTGGCCGGCCTGCCCGATTGGCAAACCGACATGCCCAACACCGATTTTGCCGCCATTGGGCAGGCTATGGGGATTCAGAGCTTCACGGTGCACGAGCCCGGCCAGGTGCAACAGACCTTGGAGCAGGCGTTTGCCCACCCAGGGCCGGCCCTGATCAACATTCTCACCGACCCCAACGCCCTGGCTATGCCGCCCAAAGTGGAGTTTGACCAAGTGAAAGGGTTTGCCCTTTCGATGAGCAAACTCATCCTAGGTGGCCGCATGGATGAGGTGCTCGATACCATCAAAACCAACTACAAGCACATGCGCGAAGTCATTTAG
- a CDS encoding alpha/beta hydrolase, producing the protein MQNSGSSVFDTFAYAGADGDGRDHPNHEVLKRNNVRVIGEGKTPIILCHGFGCNQQIWHYLATPLAARHQLILFDHVGAGESDVSAYDSKKYSTLGGYAQDIVEICQVLKLQEVVIVGHSVGAMIAMLAAIQAPEQFSKVIMLAPSPCYVNEPGYYGGFDQEDVQQLLQLMEADYTGWAYMFAGLLMGPDNHSLGEELAKYFCDTDSTIAKHFARVAFLSDNRSEVPQLLTNTLLLQCQQDAVAPEEVGAYLLEHLHEAKLVQLQTTGHCPHLSAPLETLAAIEAFLAA; encoded by the coding sequence ATGCAAAATAGCGGCTCTTCGGTATTCGATACCTTTGCTTACGCTGGCGCTGATGGGGATGGGCGTGATCATCCAAACCATGAGGTGCTGAAGCGCAACAATGTACGTGTGATAGGAGAGGGGAAGACTCCGATTATCCTATGCCATGGGTTTGGCTGTAATCAGCAAATCTGGCATTATCTGGCTACACCGCTGGCTGCACGTCATCAATTGATTCTGTTCGATCATGTAGGCGCTGGCGAATCAGACGTGAGTGCCTACGATTCGAAAAAGTATAGTACCCTAGGTGGTTACGCGCAGGATATAGTCGAAATCTGCCAAGTGCTGAAGCTACAGGAGGTAGTGATTGTAGGGCACTCCGTAGGGGCAATGATTGCGATGTTAGCCGCTATTCAGGCGCCTGAGCAATTCTCGAAAGTAATAATGCTCGCTCCTTCCCCGTGCTACGTCAACGAGCCTGGCTATTACGGCGGCTTCGATCAGGAAGACGTACAGCAACTATTGCAATTGATGGAAGCCGACTACACAGGCTGGGCTTATATGTTTGCGGGCCTGCTCATGGGACCTGATAATCACTCATTAGGCGAGGAGCTAGCTAAGTACTTCTGCGATACTGATTCAACCATTGCGAAGCATTTTGCGCGGGTCGCGTTCTTATCCGACAATCGCTCCGAAGTGCCTCAGCTACTTACAAATACGCTTCTGCTGCAATGCCAGCAAGATGCAGTAGCGCCTGAGGAAGTAGGTGCGTATCTGCTGGAGCATCTCCACGAAGCAAAGCTAGTTCAGCTACAGACTACTGGCCATTGTCCACACCTTAGCGCACCCCTAGAGACATTGGCAGCCATCGAGGCGTTTCTGGCCGCCTAA
- a CDS encoding SDR family oxidoreductase — translation MATSHDHTALVTGASSGIGYELAKLFAQDGINLVLVARRKELLEKIKADFEPRYGIRVECIDLDLSISSKVQELYQLCQAHKLKIDYLVNNAGYGAYGAVTQADPAVYENMLTLNIVTLTTLTTLFVKEMVQRRFGRILNIGSLAAFQSLPNLAAYGASKTYVMHFTEGLHAELKGTGVTATVLNPGLTETGFVERADMGRSAQAQRTMLQADAVARAGYRGMMRGKLNIVPGWQNRILAFTAGVTPSRKLLLAVSSFVMREAGKRR, via the coding sequence ATGGCTACTTCCCACGATCATACGGCGCTTGTGACAGGTGCCTCTAGCGGCATTGGCTATGAGCTGGCAAAACTGTTTGCGCAAGATGGCATCAACCTGGTGTTGGTGGCTCGCCGGAAAGAGCTTCTGGAGAAGATCAAGGCGGATTTTGAGCCACGATACGGGATTAGAGTCGAATGCATCGACTTGGATTTATCCATAAGCAGCAAGGTTCAGGAGCTTTATCAATTGTGCCAGGCACACAAGCTAAAAATTGACTACCTGGTCAACAATGCGGGCTATGGTGCCTACGGGGCAGTGACGCAAGCCGATCCGGCCGTGTACGAGAACATGCTCACCCTGAATATTGTCACGCTTACCACCCTCACGACGTTGTTTGTGAAAGAGATGGTGCAGCGTCGGTTTGGGCGTATCTTGAATATTGGATCGTTGGCAGCCTTCCAATCATTGCCCAACCTAGCCGCTTACGGCGCCTCCAAAACGTATGTGATGCACTTTACCGAAGGGCTGCATGCGGAACTGAAAGGCACTGGCGTCACAGCGACGGTGCTAAACCCCGGTCTCACCGAAACCGGCTTTGTCGAGCGGGCCGATATGGGGCGGTCGGCGCAGGCGCAGCGCACCATGCTGCAGGCTGATGCGGTGGCCCGAGCCGGCTATCGAGGCATGATGCGAGGCAAGCTCAACATCGTACCAGGCTGGCAAAACAGAATACTAGCGTTCACCGCCGGCGTGACGCCCTCGCGAAAGCTGTTGCTCGCTGTTTCCTCCTTTGTGATGCGGGAAGCAGGTAAAAGGCGGTAG
- a CDS encoding arylesterase — MLLLVGGCNNNSQPAADTAEAPAATPKAAAPDKAAPKPTVLFFGNSITAGLGVDPEQAFPALIGQKIDSAGLAYTVVNAGLSGETTAGGRSRVGWVLRKPVAVFVLELGGNDGLRGIPLTNTRRNLQAIIDTVRQLSPQAKIVLAGMQIPPNLGVDYAKQFKQLYGDLAQKNKLTLIPFLLEGVGGVAKLNQRDGIHPTPEGHRLVARTVWTVLQPVLRQPVAVTQ, encoded by the coding sequence ATGCTTCTCCTGGTTGGTGGCTGCAACAACAACTCGCAACCCGCTGCTGACACCGCCGAAGCTCCCGCTGCTACTCCCAAGGCTGCCGCGCCGGACAAAGCCGCTCCGAAGCCCACCGTTCTTTTCTTCGGCAACAGCATTACCGCTGGCCTAGGTGTCGACCCCGAACAAGCTTTCCCCGCCTTAATAGGCCAGAAAATTGATTCTGCGGGCTTAGCGTACACGGTAGTAAATGCGGGTCTGAGCGGCGAAACCACCGCCGGTGGCCGCAGCCGCGTCGGGTGGGTGCTGCGTAAGCCGGTAGCCGTATTCGTGCTAGAGCTAGGTGGCAACGATGGTCTCCGCGGCATTCCGCTCACTAACACGCGCCGCAATCTGCAAGCCATTATCGATACTGTGCGCCAGCTGAGCCCGCAGGCCAAGATTGTGCTTGCGGGCATGCAAATTCCGCCAAACCTAGGTGTCGATTATGCCAAGCAGTTCAAGCAACTCTACGGCGACTTAGCGCAGAAAAATAAGCTCACCCTTATTCCATTCCTGCTGGAAGGCGTCGGTGGGGTAGCTAAACTAAACCAGCGCGACGGTATTCACCCAACCCCAGAAGGTCACCGCCTAGTAGCCCGCACCGTCTGGACGGTATTGCAACCAGTGCTACGCCAGCCCGTGGCCGTGACGCAGTAA